A single genomic interval of Aureliella helgolandensis harbors:
- a CDS encoding pyridoxamine 5'-phosphate oxidase family protein, giving the protein MAKLKELAESIDFAMLCTDLEATPFHAIPMSTRRVDDQGHIWFLSGLQRPQTTRLSIDLPSSTSKRVHNPRRRDASNLTKAKTIE; this is encoded by the coding sequence ATCGCAAAGCTCAAAGAGCTTGCCGAGTCGATCGATTTTGCAATGCTGTGTACCGACTTGGAGGCGACGCCATTCCATGCAATCCCCATGAGTACGAGACGAGTGGACGATCAAGGGCATATCTGGTTTCTGAGCGGTCTGCAACGACCACAGACGACACGGCTTTCAATCGATCTACCTTCGTCAACTTCGAAACGCGTCCATAACCCGAGACGGCGCGACGCGAGTAACCTTACCAAAGCTAAAACAATTGAGTAA
- a CDS encoding BON domain-containing protein: MNRILTVGLVGLLLVGCTFDSTKPAPSDRDNTAVNERDADDRTVTPMDQSNASADIDQVAAIRKAVLDTEDLSVNGRNVKIITDGGKVVLRGPVASSTERDAIARIAGKVAGTGNVTNELEVEKD, encoded by the coding sequence GTGAATAGAATTCTCACGGTGGGCTTAGTCGGCCTGCTACTTGTCGGATGCACTTTTGACAGCACCAAACCCGCCCCGTCAGATCGCGATAACACCGCCGTCAATGAGCGGGATGCGGACGATCGAACCGTTACGCCAATGGATCAATCCAATGCTTCGGCGGACATCGATCAGGTTGCCGCGATTCGCAAAGCGGTGTTGGACACCGAAGATCTGTCCGTGAATGGTCGTAATGTGAAGATCATCACCGATGGCGGAAAGGTAGTACTTCGTGGACCAGTTGCATCATCCACTGAGCGAGACGCGATTGCCCGTATTGCTGGTAAGGTCGCAGGCACTGGTAATGTGACGAACGAACTCGAAGTTGAAAAGGACTAA